One part of the Mariniblastus fucicola genome encodes these proteins:
- the rpsU gene encoding 30S ribosomal protein S21: MVKLLVREKESIQEAVRRFRKLVERSGIKKEMRRREFYEKPSETKRRARLRAERRSKRNRMLAARR, from the coding sequence ATGGTAAAGCTGCTGGTACGCGAAAAAGAATCAATTCAGGAGGCTGTAAGAAGATTTCGGAAGCTTGTTGAGCGCAGTGGCATCAAGAAGGAAATGCGTCGTCGCGAATTCTACGAAAAGCCAAGCGAAACCAAACGACGCGCTCGTCTGCGAGCTGAGCGTCGCTCCAAGCGAAACCGCATGTTGGCGGCAAGACGCTAG
- a CDS encoding lysylphosphatidylglycerol synthase transmembrane domain-containing protein, translating into MNPKTIVTILKYIASIGLLTYLIYSRRDQFTAFLEQEKNFWWLAAALATMTTAFMFSYLRWQWLANAIRLDLTLGEAIKLGFIGAFFNVVAFGVVGGDSLRAFYAARTKKGRVPEAILSVFIDRAIGLMVMCGFAGLAWQINGYFGNAAETKEQLAIASICNTAGILSLLGAIGLMAFLMFPGIRKFAPFRALTKLPKVGDLIDQGMEAAALYSKNQKAIGMAIVFSIASNLLFATTIWLVSLGVSESPPSFVQHMVIAPIAMVANSIPLPGGVGGMEVALAAMYESYGASSGVIVAICYRLCILFVSLIGWIVWLVGGGDKMRVES; encoded by the coding sequence GTGAACCCAAAAACCATTGTCACGATACTGAAGTACATCGCCTCGATCGGGCTTTTGACCTACCTGATCTATTCGCGACGCGATCAATTTACCGCTTTCCTTGAGCAGGAAAAGAACTTCTGGTGGCTCGCTGCGGCCCTCGCCACCATGACGACGGCGTTCATGTTCAGCTACCTCCGATGGCAGTGGTTGGCCAACGCCATCCGGCTCGACCTTACACTTGGCGAAGCGATCAAGCTCGGTTTCATCGGCGCCTTCTTCAACGTCGTTGCCTTCGGAGTCGTCGGAGGCGATTCACTGCGAGCCTTTTACGCCGCACGAACCAAGAAAGGTCGCGTTCCCGAAGCGATTCTCAGCGTGTTCATTGACCGCGCGATCGGCCTGATGGTCATGTGCGGATTCGCCGGACTCGCCTGGCAGATCAATGGCTATTTTGGAAACGCCGCGGAGACCAAAGAACAACTGGCGATCGCCAGTATCTGCAACACTGCTGGAATTTTGAGTCTGCTTGGAGCCATCGGGCTGATGGCGTTTCTGATGTTCCCCGGCATTCGCAAATTCGCTCCGTTTCGAGCGCTGACAAAGCTTCCGAAAGTCGGCGACTTGATCGATCAAGGCATGGAGGCGGCTGCCTTGTACAGCAAGAACCAGAAAGCCATCGGAATGGCGATCGTCTTCAGCATCGCTTCCAATCTGCTTTTCGCCACCACGATTTGGCTGGTCTCGCTAGGCGTTTCCGAATCACCTCCCTCGTTTGTTCAGCACATGGTCATCGCTCCGATAGCGATGGTCGCCAATTCGATTCCGCTGCCTGGCGGCGTCGGAGGCATGGAAGTCGCATTGGCCGCGATGTACGAAAGCTACGGGGCATCCAGCGGCGTCATTGTGGCGATCTGCTACCGGTTGTGCATTCTGTTCGTTTCGCTGATCGGATGGATCGTGTGGCTGGTCGGAGGCGGCGACAAGATGCGAGTCGAGTCTTAA
- a CDS encoding class I SAM-dependent methyltransferase translates to MDLALVFESEQYELIDFGDGTKVERFGDRIVARESPSVEMFEPKMPLGEVEVDASFDSRDGDCRWHGELDSEWATSHSQSQFSLRQTPTGQVGVFPEQAANWDWIAKHADVVSGKKAINLFAYTGGSTLALAAAGAHITHVDSASSVVTWARENAAKSGLADRPIRWIVEDAMKFVQREIKRGNSYDIFVADPPSFGRGKKNETWKIERDLEDLVELAKALCPDPKMVILSCHTPTWDASDLEFVLERQFASHSEKFEAFALSLNTNDGRTLPSGDCARFVVED, encoded by the coding sequence ATGGATTTGGCACTAGTGTTTGAGTCGGAACAGTACGAGCTGATTGATTTCGGAGACGGCACGAAGGTCGAGCGTTTTGGCGACAGGATCGTGGCGCGAGAAAGTCCTTCGGTCGAAATGTTTGAGCCAAAAATGCCGCTGGGCGAAGTCGAAGTCGATGCGAGTTTTGACAGTCGCGATGGCGATTGTCGTTGGCACGGCGAGCTTGATTCGGAATGGGCTACATCGCACAGTCAGAGCCAGTTTTCGCTGCGACAAACGCCAACCGGGCAAGTCGGTGTGTTTCCGGAACAGGCTGCGAATTGGGATTGGATTGCGAAACACGCGGACGTAGTTTCAGGCAAAAAAGCGATCAATCTGTTTGCCTACACCGGTGGCTCGACATTGGCCCTCGCTGCGGCGGGTGCTCACATCACTCATGTCGATTCGGCCTCCAGCGTCGTTACGTGGGCTCGCGAAAACGCAGCGAAATCCGGATTGGCGGACCGACCAATTCGTTGGATCGTCGAGGATGCGATGAAGTTTGTGCAACGCGAGATCAAACGCGGCAACTCCTACGACATCTTCGTGGCTGATCCTCCTTCATTCGGCCGCGGCAAAAAGAACGAGACCTGGAAGATTGAACGCGACCTCGAAGATCTTGTTGAACTCGCGAAAGCGCTTTGTCCTGATCCGAAGATGGTCATCTTGAGCTGCCACACGCCGACTTGGGACGCGTCTGATCTTGAGTTCGTTCTGGAGCGTCAATTCGCGTCGCACAGTGAGAAGTTCGAGGCGTTTGCGTTGTCGCTCAATACCAACGATGGCCGAACATTGCCTTCGGGAGATTGTGCCCGATTCGTGGTGGAGGACTAA
- a CDS encoding TrmH family RNA methyltransferase encodes MEVISSHQNPRIKKLIKLHSSRGRQKQNRIAVFGSREILRALRSGVAPDEIFVCEPLADAKILTEIRELVAGFESLTRLVPTELFEKICFGDRTDGIVMTADRPELSMDRVFDQSPAPIIAVVESIEKPGNLGAILRSADGAGLDGLIVADPLTDWFHPNTIRSSLGTCFSVPGSVIDTETLRQRLIDDEFQVIVASLQGATDFYEADLTKKTAIVLGNEAKGVSDAWVRGEFQMAKLPMLGIADSLNVSATAAAMFYEARRQRR; translated from the coding sequence GTGGAAGTCATCTCGAGCCACCAGAACCCCAGAATTAAAAAGCTGATCAAGCTTCACAGTTCTCGAGGTCGGCAGAAGCAAAACCGCATCGCGGTGTTCGGCAGTCGTGAAATTCTGAGAGCGCTTCGTTCCGGAGTTGCACCCGACGAGATCTTCGTTTGCGAGCCTCTGGCGGACGCGAAAATACTGACTGAGATTCGCGAGTTGGTTGCTGGGTTCGAGTCCTTGACTCGTTTGGTGCCGACAGAGCTGTTTGAAAAGATTTGCTTTGGAGATCGAACCGACGGGATCGTGATGACTGCCGATCGGCCAGAACTTTCGATGGATCGCGTCTTCGATCAGTCTCCGGCTCCGATCATCGCGGTCGTCGAGTCCATCGAGAAACCTGGGAACCTGGGCGCGATTTTGCGCAGCGCAGACGGAGCAGGGCTCGACGGATTGATCGTCGCCGATCCGCTGACCGACTGGTTCCACCCGAACACGATCCGTTCAAGTCTTGGGACGTGCTTTTCGGTGCCCGGTAGCGTGATTGATACAGAAACGTTGCGGCAGCGGTTGATTGACGATGAGTTTCAGGTCATCGTGGCGTCGCTTCAGGGCGCGACAGACTTCTATGAAGCTGATCTGACGAAGAAAACCGCGATCGTGTTGGGCAACGAAGCCAAGGGCGTCAGCGATGCGTGGGTTCGAGGCGAGTTTCAAATGGCAAAGTTGCCGATGCTGGGTATCGCCGACAGTTTGAACGTGTCCGCAACGGCAGCAGCGATGTTCTACGAAGCGAGACGGCAGCGTCGGTAG